A window from Pseudomonadota bacterium encodes these proteins:
- a CDS encoding chemotaxis protein CheW yields the protein MSTRPANDFGALDLTAGLGSDQYLTFILAGEEYGVNILRVQEIKGWNGVTEIPNAPDYIQGVVNLRGTIVPIVDLRRCFGIKTVDYDKTTVVIMLKVTGQGGERTMGFVVDAVSDVYDVSAEERRPAPDFGSAAQAGFVTGLATVAYKMLILLDIDRLVETRMGPIDDTRGDIAQEVPSDQVPQGNI from the coding sequence ATGAGCACGAGACCCGCGAACGATTTCGGCGCCCTGGACCTCACCGCCGGTCTTGGCTCCGATCAGTATCTGACGTTCATCCTGGCGGGGGAGGAGTATGGCGTGAACATCCTGCGGGTACAGGAGATCAAGGGTTGGAACGGGGTGACCGAGATCCCCAATGCCCCGGACTACATACAAGGCGTCGTCAACCTGCGCGGCACCATCGTACCCATCGTGGATCTGCGCAGATGCTTCGGGATAAAGACGGTGGATTACGACAAGACCACCGTGGTCATCATGCTCAAGGTCACGGGACAGGGTGGAGAGCGAACCATGGGCTTCGTCGTGGACGCGGTTTCTGACGTATATGACGTGAGCGCGGAAGAGCGACGGCCGGCGCCCGATTTCGGCAGTGCCGCCCAGGCGGGGTTCGTGACCGGGCTTGCGACCGTCGCCTACAAGATGCTCATCTTGCTCGATATCGATCGGCTGGTCGAAACCCGCATGGGCCCCATTGATGATACTCG